In the genome of Anaerofustis stercorihominis DSM 17244, one region contains:
- the thiT gene encoding energy-coupled thiamine transporter ThiT — MSFFIMSTDNGYVLKTAGYIALTVLFIAVLSSAVFLSNKREKKSANTKQLVFCAMIVALGTVASFLKVYEFPFGGTITLCSMLFVCLAGYFYGPSTGIITGCAYGILQLITQPFIVYPLQVIVDYIFAFSALGLSGLFYKAKNGLLKGYLLGVFGRYVFAVISGWIFFSEYAWQGWAALPYSLVYNGIYIAAEALLTVIIISVPSVKKGLERIKINS, encoded by the coding sequence ATGTCATTTTTCATAATGTCTACAGATAATGGATATGTTCTTAAGACTGCCGGATACATAGCGTTGACGGTTTTATTCATAGCTGTTTTATCTTCAGCGGTATTTTTATCAAATAAAAGAGAAAAGAAATCAGCAAATACTAAGCAACTTGTATTTTGTGCAATGATAGTGGCTTTGGGAACAGTAGCTTCATTCTTAAAAGTATACGAGTTTCCTTTCGGCGGGACTATTACTTTGTGCAGTATGTTATTTGTTTGCCTTGCGGGATATTTTTACGGACCTTCTACCGGTATTATCACAGGATGTGCGTACGGTATTTTACAGCTCATAACTCAGCCTTTTATAGTATATCCTCTTCAGGTAATTGTAGATTATATATTTGCTTTTTCTGCTCTCGGATTGTCTGGATTATTTTATAAAGCAAAAAATGGATTACTCAAGGGTTATCTACTCGGTGTATTCGGACGATATGTGTTTGCGGTAATTTCGGGATGGATTTTCTTTTCTGAATATGCTTGGCAAGGGTGGGCGGCTCTTCCTTATTCATTGGTATATAATGGTATTTATATTGCTGCGGAAGCCTTGTTGACGGTTATTATCATATCCGTTCCCTCCGTTAAAAAGGGACTTGAACGTATTAAAATCAATTCTTAG
- a CDS encoding ATP-binding protein, with amino-acid sequence MKEKNKKLNNKLKRELKTLGFNEDYLSIKYDCDKCKDSGYVNNEMCTCLKGYLKKRKNKNSILFRDGNFDNFDENLFDNDKSKYKITPRENIIKNKEQSLKFINTFKDEENTLGLLMSGKAGSGKTFLAAATGKILLNKGYSVICLTAKEFEDIIKSFNDPDLEKKKKEILDVDLLILDDLGIETQSDYVNNEILKLVDYKMTYNKKMIITTNLTLNEIREKYKSRIYSRIISNFNLLKFFGPDLRVTIKMIKNQ; translated from the coding sequence TTGAAAGAAAAAAATAAAAAGTTAAATAATAAACTAAAAAGGGAACTTAAAACATTAGGATTTAATGAAGATTATTTAAGCATTAAATACGACTGCGATAAATGTAAAGACAGCGGTTATGTAAATAATGAAATGTGTACATGCTTAAAAGGATATCTCAAAAAAAGAAAAAATAAAAACAGCATTTTATTCAGAGACGGAAATTTCGATAATTTTGATGAAAACTTATTTGACAATGACAAAAGCAAATATAAAATTACACCAAGAGAAAATATAATAAAAAACAAGGAACAATCTCTTAAATTTATTAATACATTCAAAGATGAAGAAAACACTCTAGGATTATTGATGTCGGGTAAAGCAGGCAGCGGAAAAACCTTTTTGGCAGCAGCTACGGGAAAAATACTGTTAAATAAAGGTTATAGTGTAATTTGCCTTACCGCAAAGGAATTCGAAGATATAATTAAAAGCTTTAACGATCCCGATTTGGAAAAAAAGAAAAAAGAAATATTGGATGTGGATCTTCTTATTTTAGATGACCTTGGAATCGAAACGCAAAGTGATTATGTAAATAACGAAATACTTAAATTAGTCGATTATAAAATGACTTACAATAAAAAAATGATAATCACAACCAATTTAACTTTAAATGAAATAAGAGAAAAATATAAATCAAGAATATATTCAAGAATAATCAGTAATTTTAATTTATTGAAATTTTTTGGTCCGGATTTAAGAGTTACTATCAAAATGATAAAAAATCAGTAA
- a CDS encoding helix-turn-helix domain-containing protein, translated as MKTGEKIAKARKNISLTQDQLAEVLDVSRQTISKWESDIAYPEAGKLKLLADTLNVSIDYLLKDEVEETKIPEMKQTSNGYEVDWSKLYPILNKYDKEIDMDYYFDIFGNLIKEAMKKYNYSLEDAMLVLKDVYYKVYLKLKEEENE; from the coding sequence ATGAAAACAGGAGAAAAAATAGCAAAAGCCAGGAAAAATATTAGTTTGACACAAGATCAGCTGGCGGAGGTACTTGATGTTTCAAGGCAGACCATTTCCAAATGGGAATCGGATATTGCTTATCCAGAAGCAGGTAAACTTAAGCTTTTAGCCGATACTTTAAATGTCAGTATAGATTATTTATTAAAAGATGAGGTAGAGGAAACGAAAATACCTGAAATGAAGCAGACATCCAATGGATATGAAGTAGACTGGTCAAAGCTTTATCCTATTTTAAATAAATATGATAAAGAGATAGATATGGATTATTATTTTGATATCTTTGGTAATTTGATTAAAGAAGCGATGAAAAAGTATAATTATTCTTTGGAAGATGCAATGCTTGTTTTAAAAGATGTTTACTATAAAGTTTATCTTAAATTAAAGGAAGAAGAAAATGAATAA
- a CDS encoding 3'-5' exoribonuclease YhaM family protein produces MINELKVSDKVLDNFLLKSVTLRKTRTGKDYLDIILKDKSGEIPAKLWNVDTTMKDAFSAGDTVKVGGEVDSFGSNPQVKIESIEKVNLNDEDMSKLVETAPLNSDKMYDDIIDTIENIKNEDIKIITKTLVEKYKDKFKNYPAAKSFHHAMKSGLMYHTYTMLTNAKKLTDTYKFLNKDLVFAGVILHDICKTEEMQCNDIGVVESYSTDGQLLGHIIQCVCEIDNVSRTLGINSEVPSLLKHMILSHHYHPEFGSPKYPMIPEAEILHYLDILDSRMNQMETAFNNTNENEFSNRVRMLDNRNIYHYTLDNKEED; encoded by the coding sequence ATGATTAATGAACTTAAAGTTTCCGATAAAGTCTTAGATAATTTCCTATTAAAAAGTGTGACGCTTAGGAAGACAAGAACGGGAAAAGATTATTTGGATATAATACTTAAAGATAAAAGCGGAGAAATCCCGGCAAAATTATGGAATGTGGATACTACTATGAAAGATGCTTTTTCAGCAGGCGATACGGTGAAAGTTGGCGGGGAAGTAGACAGTTTCGGTTCAAATCCTCAGGTAAAGATAGAGAGTATAGAAAAAGTAAATCTCAATGATGAAGATATGTCTAAACTTGTTGAAACAGCTCCTTTGAATTCAGATAAAATGTACGATGATATTATCGATACGATAGAAAATATTAAAAACGAAGATATAAAGATAATCACTAAAACATTGGTGGAAAAGTACAAAGATAAATTCAAAAACTATCCTGCCGCAAAATCTTTTCATCATGCAATGAAAAGCGGACTTATGTATCATACATATACAATGCTTACAAATGCAAAGAAGCTGACGGATACATATAAGTTTTTAAATAAGGACTTGGTATTTGCGGGGGTGATATTACACGATATATGCAAAACTGAAGAGATGCAGTGTAATGATATAGGCGTTGTTGAATCATATAGTACTGACGGACAGTTACTTGGACATATAATTCAGTGTGTATGCGAAATAGACAATGTAAGCAGAACTCTTGGTATAAATAGTGAAGTTCCTTCACTTCTAAAGCACATGATACTGTCACATCACTATCATCCGGAATTCGGTTCTCCCAAATATCCTATGATACCCGAAGCTGAAATACTTCATTACTTGGATATTTTGGATTCGAGAATGAATCAAATGGAGACTGCGTTTAACAATACAAATGAAAATGAATTTTCAAACAGAGTAAGAATGCTCGATAATAGAAATATTTATCACTATACACTTGATAATAAGGAGGAAGATTAA
- a CDS encoding isochorismatase family cysteine hydrolase has translation MDKYMLIKLISLCVFLIILVYAPVWLTWVFIIYLLLRLMVFIMPTKSKDTSLIGKQSALLVLDLQKCNSQNKNDLIKKVNKEIRLAKDLDYNIVYIKNVFEYYDILFSLFTMGGGFLKGQVGSEFTDNLNIKSNNIFIKHNQDAFSNKELSSFLHDNDIGDIYIVGQDARACVLKTAIGAKNRGYNVKIVKNAIDPNYDNIINKIKSKNIEVINSLKGDG, from the coding sequence ATGGATAAATATATGCTTATAAAACTTATTTCTTTATGTGTATTCTTAATCATTTTAGTATATGCACCGGTATGGCTTACTTGGGTGTTTATAATATATTTACTTTTAAGGTTAATGGTTTTTATTATGCCTACGAAAAGTAAGGATACTTCTTTAATCGGAAAACAAAGTGCCTTACTTGTTTTGGATTTACAAAAGTGTAATTCTCAAAATAAAAATGATTTAATAAAGAAAGTCAATAAGGAAATCAGGCTGGCAAAGGACTTGGATTATAATATCGTTTATATTAAAAATGTATTTGAATATTATGACATACTGTTTTCTTTGTTTACAATGGGCGGTGGATTTCTCAAAGGGCAGGTGGGTTCAGAATTTACTGATAATTTAAATATAAAGAGCAATAATATATTTATCAAACATAATCAAGATGCATTTTCAAATAAGGAGTTATCTTCTTTTCTTCATGATAATGATATAGGCGATATTTATATCGTCGGTCAAGATGCAAGGGCTTGTGTATTAAAAACAGCTATCGGAGCAAAGAATAGAGGATATAATGTGAAAATTGTAAAAAATGCTATCGATCCCAATTATGATAATATTATAAATAAAATAAAAAGTAAGAATATCGAAGTAATAAATTCTTTAAAAGGTGATGGGTAA
- a CDS encoding sigma-54 interaction domain-containing protein → MKKNDTNNFGIFNNLQEANDRLDAIIENSFDGIYITDGNANTIKANKSYEMITGLKKEEVIGKNMLDLVKNNVISVSGSLLAMQKKKPITLQQEFKTGKKALITSSPVIDDNGNIIMVVTNVRDLTEIYNLKEEIGRKQIIDTNKEHKLSPINNNPTIVDDIICVDKKSIEALNIADKVAGLDTTVMLLGETGVGKELFANHIYKNSNRKDKPFIKINCGAISPNLVESELFGYEKGSFTGANKNGKAGLFEVADKGTIFLDEIGELPLDMQVKLLRVLQEQEIERIGGTKPIKIDVRIIAATNADMEDMVENKLFRKDLYYRLMVFPIYIPSLRERKEDIIPLTNLFINNFNDKYGFNKKFSESALSKLKNYDWPGNIRELRNIVERGLIISNTERVNSKDLPLNINPKNNPYGDIELKETNDLKKLVESIELKYINEAYKKYKNVRDAAASLNMDPSTFVRKRKRYTKK, encoded by the coding sequence ATGAAAAAGAACGATACAAATAACTTTGGTATTTTTAACAATTTACAGGAAGCAAACGATAGATTAGATGCTATTATAGAAAATTCATTTGACGGTATATATATAACTGACGGAAACGCAAATACAATAAAAGCGAATAAATCTTATGAAATGATAACAGGACTTAAAAAAGAAGAAGTCATCGGCAAAAATATGCTGGATTTAGTAAAAAATAATGTTATTTCCGTATCAGGATCATTACTTGCTATGCAAAAAAAGAAACCTATTACGCTTCAGCAGGAATTTAAAACAGGGAAAAAAGCCTTGATAACAAGCTCTCCGGTCATAGATGACAATGGAAATATTATCATGGTAGTAACAAATGTAAGAGACTTGACTGAAATATATAATTTAAAAGAAGAAATAGGAAGAAAACAAATAATAGATACGAATAAAGAACATAAATTAAGTCCGATAAATAATAATCCGACTATTGTAGATGATATAATCTGTGTCGATAAAAAATCCATAGAAGCACTAAATATTGCGGATAAAGTGGCAGGACTTGATACAACGGTAATGTTACTTGGAGAAACGGGAGTAGGAAAAGAACTGTTTGCAAACCATATATATAAAAACAGCAACAGAAAAGATAAGCCCTTCATAAAAATAAACTGCGGAGCAATATCTCCAAATCTTGTTGAAAGTGAACTTTTCGGCTACGAAAAAGGTTCTTTTACGGGAGCAAATAAAAACGGGAAAGCCGGATTATTCGAAGTTGCGGATAAAGGGACTATATTTTTAGATGAAATCGGTGAACTTCCTCTTGATATGCAAGTAAAATTATTAAGAGTTTTACAGGAACAGGAAATTGAAAGGATAGGAGGAACAAAACCAATAAAAATAGATGTGAGGATCATTGCTGCAACAAATGCAGATATGGAAGATATGGTCGAAAATAAATTATTTAGAAAAGATCTTTATTACAGGCTTATGGTATTTCCTATCTATATACCTTCTCTAAGAGAAAGAAAAGAAGACATAATCCCTCTAACAAACTTATTTATAAATAATTTTAATGATAAGTACGGATTTAATAAAAAGTTCAGCGAAAGTGCATTAAGTAAATTAAAAAATTATGATTGGCCGGGAAATATCAGAGAACTTAGAAATATTGTGGAAAGAGGTCTTATTATAAGTAATACCGAAAGAGTAAATTCAAAAGATTTACCTTTAAACATCAACCCTAAAAATAACCCTTATGGAGACATTGAACTTAAGGAAACCAATGATTTAAAAAAATTGGTTGAAAGTATAGAGCTTAAATATATAAATGAAGCATATAAAAAATATAAGAACGTAAGAGATGCAGCGGCAAGCTTAAATATGGATCCGTCTACTTTTGTTAGGAAAAGAAAGAGATATACAAAAAAATAG
- a CDS encoding DUF6440 family protein: MGKERFIKVYSEGTLNVTQIFVDKVTGVNYMFHCSGNAGGLTPLLNKSGQPMITPISDYE, encoded by the coding sequence ATGGGAAAAGAAAGATTTATAAAAGTTTACAGTGAAGGTACACTAAACGTAACTCAAATATTTGTAGATAAAGTAACAGGTGTCAATTATATGTTTCATTGTAGCGGAAATGCAGGAGGATTAACACCATTACTTAATAAATCAGGACAACCTATGATTACACCTATTAGTGATTATGAATAA
- a CDS encoding DnaD domain protein yields MNRFELVNNNDDIGVTIVENMFINHFMPMARGDYVKVYLYGLKCTQNSIEDMPSNRKIANTLGMSEADVVKAFRYWHEKQVITFMHTDKRNYVIQYKNISTMIFTPEKFKKNGSYSETIEYNAKKQNLFEDLSQEFEAPMDEGGLGRPISHQEMEMFSDWMEEYSFSAETVKLIVNTCLVKRKIKQRKYWNAIAMDFHSKGIKTFDEAAMEFNKSDKRYQEYQQIFKYLGLNTRGSFITKPEEALVDKWLDEYKLSMEQILKACDETISTNRPSFKYVDKIIYNMYINTDKDTKPKQDKYTKIQNNTKKETIQSDLDYEYYSEEDIERMMSGE; encoded by the coding sequence ATGAATAGATTTGAACTTGTAAATAACAACGATGATATCGGAGTAACAATAGTAGAGAATATGTTTATCAATCACTTCATGCCAATGGCAAGAGGTGATTATGTTAAAGTATACCTTTACGGACTTAAATGTACTCAAAACTCTATCGAAGATATGCCTTCAAACAGAAAAATAGCCAATACTTTGGGAATGAGTGAAGCCGATGTGGTAAAAGCATTTAGATACTGGCACGAAAAACAAGTGATTACATTTATGCATACGGATAAGAGAAATTATGTAATACAATACAAAAATATTTCCACAATGATATTTACTCCCGAAAAATTCAAAAAGAATGGTTCATACTCCGAAACCATAGAATATAATGCTAAAAAGCAAAATCTATTCGAAGACTTAAGTCAGGAATTTGAAGCTCCGATGGACGAAGGAGGGCTTGGAAGACCCATTTCTCATCAGGAGATGGAGATGTTTTCCGATTGGATGGAAGAATATTCTTTCAGTGCGGAAACTGTTAAATTAATAGTAAATACATGTCTTGTCAAAAGAAAAATAAAGCAAAGAAAGTACTGGAACGCAATCGCTATGGATTTTCATTCAAAGGGAATAAAAACATTTGATGAAGCTGCAATGGAATTTAACAAAAGTGATAAAAGGTATCAGGAATATCAGCAAATATTCAAATATCTGGGTCTTAATACAAGAGGTTCTTTTATTACAAAGCCGGAAGAAGCTTTGGTGGACAAATGGTTGGACGAGTACAAATTAAGTATGGAACAAATTTTAAAAGCCTGCGACGAAACGATCTCCACAAATCGTCCAAGCTTTAAATATGTGGATAAAATAATCTATAATATGTACATAAATACCGATAAAGATACAAAACCTAAACAAGATAAATACACAAAAATACAAAATAATACTAAAAAAGAAACTATTCAAAGTGACCTTGATTATGAATATTACAGCGAAGAAGATATTGAAAGAATGATGAGCGGAGAATGA
- the mnmE gene encoding tRNA uridine-5-carboxymethylaminomethyl(34) synthesis GTPase MnmE has translation MFKEDTIAAIATPSGYGGISIIRISGSEAFEVCDRVFKMKKGSIFDVPKNTINYGHIVNKDTNEIIDEVLVSKMCEPHSFTAEDVIEINCHGGMSVTKDVLTLVLKNGARLAEAGEFTKRAFLNGRIDLVQAEAISDIITAKTSNFAKSAMSSLKGDLSSKIDEIKADITNMLARLEVTIQYPEYDEEDLTNNEIVELINSMKYKLNKIISTFEKGEILKDGIKVAIIGKPNVGKSQLLNALINENKAIVTEEAGTTRDIVDEVVNIKGVPVKFIDTAGIRNADSKVEKIGIDKSIEMLEESNIILFCIDTSRALDTEDMDIIKMLPDNKEVLVVLNKMDLNTNVDTVKAFDNYKTVEISALKKEGIEKIENKIYELAGLSEDDGVGNTLVSNIRHKNLLIGARDDFDNAIKMINEGLEVDLVEIDINAALYKLGGITGETTSEDIIDEIFKNFCLGK, from the coding sequence ATGTTTAAAGAAGATACAATCGCTGCAATAGCAACACCATCGGGGTATGGTGGTATTTCTATTATTAGGATCAGCGGAAGTGAAGCATTTGAAGTATGTGATAGAGTCTTTAAGATGAAAAAAGGTTCTATTTTTGATGTTCCTAAAAATACCATAAACTACGGTCATATTGTAAATAAAGATACAAATGAGATAATAGATGAAGTTCTTGTTTCCAAGATGTGCGAACCACATTCTTTTACTGCTGAAGATGTCATTGAAATCAACTGCCATGGAGGTATGAGTGTCACAAAGGATGTACTTACATTGGTGCTTAAAAACGGAGCGAGACTTGCCGAAGCGGGAGAATTTACAAAAAGAGCTTTTTTAAACGGCAGGATAGACTTGGTTCAGGCTGAGGCTATCAGCGATATCATCACAGCAAAAACATCCAATTTTGCAAAGAGTGCTATGAGTTCTCTAAAAGGCGATTTGTCAAGTAAGATAGATGAAATAAAAGCTGATATTACCAACATGCTCGCAAGGCTTGAAGTTACTATTCAGTATCCGGAATATGATGAAGAAGATTTAACAAATAATGAAATAGTGGAATTAATAAATTCCATGAAATATAAGCTTAATAAAATTATTTCTACCTTTGAAAAAGGAGAGATTTTAAAAGACGGGATAAAAGTTGCCATTATAGGTAAGCCCAATGTTGGGAAGTCCCAGCTTTTAAATGCACTTATAAATGAAAATAAGGCTATCGTAACAGAAGAAGCCGGTACTACGAGAGACATTGTAGACGAAGTGGTGAACATAAAAGGTGTTCCTGTCAAATTTATAGACACTGCGGGAATTAGAAATGCAGACAGTAAAGTCGAAAAGATAGGTATAGATAAATCAATTGAAATGCTTGAAGAAAGTAATATCATATTATTTTGTATAGATACATCAAGAGCTCTTGACACTGAGGATATGGATATAATAAAAATGCTTCCGGATAATAAAGAAGTGTTGGTTGTACTTAATAAGATGGATCTAAATACAAATGTAGATACAGTAAAAGCATTCGATAATTATAAAACAGTTGAAATTTCCGCTCTTAAAAAAGAGGGTATAGAGAAAATAGAAAATAAGATATATGAGCTTGCCGGGTTAAGTGAAGATGATGGCGTAGGAAATACTTTGGTAAGTAATATAAGACATAAAAATCTTTTAATTGGTGCAAGAGATGATTTTGATAATGCAATAAAAATGATAAATGAAGGACTTGAGGTAGATCTTGTTGAAATAGATATAAATGCCGCTTTATATAAACTTGGAGGCATAACGGGAGAAACTACAAGCGAAGATATAATAGATGAAATATTTAAGAATTTCTGTTTAGGAAAGTAG
- a CDS encoding helix-hairpin-helix domain-containing protein: MGKYMSELRKIPGVGVETEKDLISLGYTTISSLKGADPEEIYLRDCERQGVDIDRCQLYVYRCAVYYANGGEDRENKKWWDFKDK, encoded by the coding sequence ATGGGTAAGTATATGAGTGAACTTAGAAAAATACCGGGTGTTGGAGTTGAAACGGAAAAAGATTTAATATCACTTGGTTATACCACGATAAGCTCATTAAAAGGTGCGGACCCGGAAGAAATATATTTAAGAGACTGTGAACGACAAGGTGTTGATATCGACAGATGTCAGCTATACGTATACAGATGTGCCGTTTATTATGCGAACGGCGGGGAAGACAGAGAAAATAAAAAGTGGTGGGATTTTAAAGATAAATAG
- a CDS encoding NifU family protein, protein MMIEKIEKVLNEKVRPSLNSHGGDVVIKSYEDNILRIKLIGKCSGCPAARTTNEDLIKISVMEEIPEVKDVILIEEVSEELLDFAKKILKH, encoded by the coding sequence ATGATGATAGAAAAAATAGAAAAAGTACTTAATGAAAAAGTCAGACCTTCTCTGAACAGTCACGGGGGAGATGTAGTAATAAAGAGTTATGAGGATAATATACTTAGAATTAAATTAATAGGGAAGTGTTCGGGGTGTCCCGCTGCAAGAACTACCAATGAAGATTTAATTAAAATCAGTGTTATGGAAGAAATCCCCGAAGTAAAAGATGTTATCTTAATTGAAGAAGTAAGTGAAGAACTGTTGGATTTTGCTAAAAAGATTTTAAAACATTAA
- a CDS encoding butyryl-CoA:acetate CoA-transferase, with the protein MDFKQEYGQKSVTAAEAVKAVKSGDWIDYGWTTTTPVAFDKELAKIMPNLKDLNIRGGILMWEPEIFKLENAKDHFTWNSWHMGGIERKAIAKGFAFYAPIRYSELPRYYRDGNTPGADIAVMQVAPMDNHGYFSFGPSASHLMAACENAKKVIVEVNENVPRCLGGYEEAIHISKVDMIIEGDNPPMAEMGGGGAATEVDKTVAELIVEEIPNGACLQLGIGGMPNAVGSLIAESDLKDLGVHTEMFVDGFVDIANAGKINGSKKNLNRFRQTYAFGAGTKKLYDYLDNNPECMSAPVDYTNDVRIISAHDNFISINNAVDIDLFGQVSSETSGTKQISGAGGQLDFVLGAYLSKGGKSFICLSSTFKNKQGELKSRILPTLHPGSVVTDTRANTHYVVTEYGKVNLKGLSTWQKAEALISIAHPNFRDELIKDAENMNIWRRSNK; encoded by the coding sequence ATGGATTTTAAACAAGAATACGGACAAAAATCAGTTACCGCAGCAGAGGCGGTAAAAGCAGTAAAATCTGGAGATTGGATTGACTACGGATGGACAACTACCACTCCCGTAGCATTTGATAAGGAACTTGCAAAAATCATGCCAAACCTAAAAGACTTAAACATTAGGGGCGGTATTTTAATGTGGGAACCTGAAATTTTTAAATTAGAAAACGCAAAAGACCACTTTACTTGGAACTCATGGCACATGGGAGGCATAGAAAGAAAAGCTATAGCCAAAGGATTTGCATTTTATGCACCTATCCGTTACTCAGAACTTCCAAGATATTACAGAGACGGAAACACACCGGGAGCAGATATTGCGGTTATGCAAGTTGCACCGATGGATAATCATGGATATTTCAGTTTCGGTCCAAGTGCTTCACATTTAATGGCAGCATGTGAAAATGCAAAAAAAGTTATTGTTGAAGTGAATGAAAACGTACCTAGATGTCTCGGCGGTTATGAAGAAGCAATTCATATTTCAAAAGTCGACATGATAATTGAAGGAGATAATCCCCCAATGGCAGAAATGGGCGGCGGCGGAGCTGCAACGGAAGTTGATAAAACAGTTGCTGAACTGATCGTTGAAGAAATACCAAACGGAGCTTGTTTACAGCTTGGTATTGGCGGTATGCCGAATGCGGTAGGTTCTTTGATTGCTGAATCTGATTTAAAAGATTTAGGTGTTCATACGGAAATGTTTGTAGACGGTTTTGTTGACATAGCCAATGCAGGTAAAATCAACGGCTCTAAGAAAAATTTAAACAGATTCCGTCAAACATATGCTTTCGGTGCGGGAACTAAAAAATTATATGATTACTTAGACAACAACCCTGAATGTATGTCTGCGCCTGTTGATTATACGAACGATGTAAGAATTATCTCCGCACATGATAATTTCATATCTATAAATAACGCTGTAGATATCGATTTATTCGGACAGGTTAGCTCAGAAACATCAGGAACAAAACAAATAAGCGGTGCGGGCGGACAGCTTGACTTCGTTCTCGGTGCTTATCTGTCAAAAGGCGGAAAGAGCTTTATCTGTTTATCTTCAACATTTAAAAATAAACAAGGCGAACTAAAATCTCGTATTCTTCCTACACTGCATCCGGGTTCGGTAGTTACGGATACCAGAGCAAATACTCACTATGTAGTAACAGAGTACGGTAAAGTCAACTTAAAAGGACTTTCTACATGGCAAAAAGCGGAAGCACTTATAAGTATTGCACATCCTAACTTTAGAGATGAGCTTATAAAAGATGCTGAAAATATGAATATTTGGAGGAGATCAAATAAATAA